Within Spinacia oleracea cultivar Varoflay chromosome 4, BTI_SOV_V1, whole genome shotgun sequence, the genomic segment CTGTTAACCGTTGCAACAAAATCCCGTTGTTGCTGCAAAGTGCAAACCTATGCCATGACACATTATATTCCTTTGTAGTTAGTACAGGTGAGGTAGCTTATCAAGTATACTGAATAAATGAAACTAAGCCTTAACCACAATTTTCTACCGGTAATATTTGAAGCAATCTACGGACTAAGTACATCATACCTCACAATTGTCTGGTAGCATTTATGCGTATGCACAAGGACTTTTAAGACTTTTCATACCAATTCGTATCAAAAACCACAGTTTTCAGATCAGTTTTGTTTTTTACCCTCAGGATTCGTTTTCTTAGGGTATAAGATTCCGTTAAAGATTGTTCATTTTTAGTAAAGTTTCGTACaagtacgtaccttgaatagcAAAAATTATGACAACTTGCtcaaagacaacaacaataagAAAGCCTTAGTCTCACCAACATAGAGTTGGCTCAAGTGGTAAGCATCTTGATGCCGCTTAAGGGAGGTCTCGGATTCGAGCCTCGCCGTATGCAGACACTCTTGTTGGGAGACTCACCCACCACAAGCAAGGTGTGCGACCCGGGGGTCGGATCCGGATGTAGTCGGAGCTAAGCTCCGGTGAACCGGGTGTGCTATGCGTAAAAAAGAAAGCCTTAGtctcaaaatgatttggggttggctaacatgaatcgtcgtaggagatcgtcattgtcaccaatcaaaccagaaaggagtaggaagtaaaaagaaaaaacaaggaagagaaagtgaaattaatgaaagtaggaTAAGagaaaaaatgtatatatatattatagaagaaataaTGTAAGAGataatgaaaaataagtaaaattaaaataaatgaataagtaaaataagtacatttcagAATACCatgtgaaattaaaaaaaatatatataataataaataaataaaattgaaagaattttaagaataaaacaaaagtaaaaataaaaataaagagaatCAGAAACATTGAAGTTATATAAGTCAAATaaagtcatcaatgtatattctctccctccactctgtcatatccaacgccatattttcctcaatcccaagaaagctcatatcgtgctcaatcaccttcctccaagttttcttaggtcttcccctaccccttgcaattctatccctttgccacccttctatcatcctaaccggggcatcatGTGATCTTCTCcttacatgtccaaaccatcttaaacgattttccatcatcttaaactcaatcggtgcaacccctactttcttcctaataatctcattcctcaaacgatcctttcttgtatgcccacacatccaacgtaacatgcgcatctccgccacattcatcttgtgcacgtgacaatgttttactgcccagcattccgtgtcgtataacaaagccggtcaaattgccgtgcggtaaaatttttccttcaatctttggggcatgcctgaatcacataggaaccccgtggcacctttccacttcaaccaacctgctttgattctatgggcTACATCGTCATCCAATTCTCCATCtttttggataatagatcctaaataacggaacattGCAGAGCCTTtgacaattttcccatctaaggtaatcgcccctgtctctctatcttggactccactaaacttacactccatatattccgtcttgtttctactcagTCTAAAACCCCGTGATTccaaagtttgtctccataactccaacttactttccactccttcttttgtttcatcaatcaacacaatatcatctgcaaacatcatgcaccagggtataccatcttcgattgacctcgtcaattcgtccatgactatagcaaaaagaaacgggctaagtgcggaaccttgatgcactccaatcgtaatggggaattcttcggtcttgccaacactagttctcaaacgtgctaactccctcatacatgtccttgatgatcaatatacttcctcggaattcctttcctatttaatgcccaccaaagaatttctcttggtaccttatcatacgtcttctccaaatcaatgaaaaccatATGTAAATCCTTCTTCTTATCCCGATAATTCTCCATTAGTTGCCTTATAAGATGGATTGCCTCCATAGTCGATCTCCCAGGCATAAATTCAAACTGGTTCTCCGAAATTTTCACAGTTCTCCTCAATCTTTGCTCAATAATCCGCTCCCGGAGTTTCATAGTATGACTCATTAGTTTGATTCCTCGTTAGTTGGCACAATCCTGGACATCACCTTTATTCTTGTACAAGTGGATGATAGTACTTTTCCTCCACTCTAATGGCATCCTATTACTTCCCCAAATCTTTttgaaaagagttgttaaccatacaacccctctctctcccaagCATCTCCAAACTTCAATAGGTATACCATGCATTGGGCCCCACTGCCCTCTTGCGTCCCATCTTTTTCAGTGCCATTTCGACTTCTCTCTTTTGAGTTCTTCGCTTAAAGTCTAGGTTAGCTATATCTCGAGGGATATTTGTATCCCCAATATCGCGTCCTTGGTCCCCGTTGAACAAGTTATCAAAGTAGAACCTCCATCTATCCTTAATTTTCTTATCTCCCACCAAAACTTTTTGATCAACATCTTTCACACATTTAATCCTCCCGATGTCTCGCGTCTTTATATCTCTCATTCGAGCAAGCCTATAGATGTCTTTCTCCCCTTCTTTTGTATCCAATCTTGCGTAAAGATCCTGATTCACCTTTGTTCTAGCCTCTCTTACGGCCTTCTTTGCTTCCCTTTTAGCCTCCTTGTACTTCTCGTAGTTCTcatcacttctacattttcCCAACTCTTTATAGCACTCTCGTTTGCTCTTTATAGCTTGTTGCACAACTTCGTTCCACCAGGATGTGTCCTTACTAGGTGGCATGATTCCTTTAGATTCCCCTAGGACCTCTTTCGCCACTCCCTTTATGGTGTGCTCCATTCTTGTCCATAATGAGTCTATATCCAAATCCATATCCGTGGCCCAAATACCTTCACTTGCCACCTTTTCCACGAATTTTAGTTGTTGTTCCCCTTGAAGTTTCCACCACTTGATCCTAGGCTCCACTAGTGGTCTTCTCCTCCTTAGATAACTTCTACCTCAAAAATCAAGGACCACAAGCTTATGTTGGGTTGTTGTACTCTCACCCGGAATCACCTTACAATTGGTATAGCACTGTCTCAAAGCATTCCTTACTAAAAAGAAGTCAATCTGACTCGTATTATCTCCACTCTTATAGGTTACTAGATGAGAGTCTCTTTTCTCAAACCAAGTGTTCATTATTCCCAAGTCATATGCCaatgcaaaatccaaaatagCATTTCCCGCTTCATTCCGCTCCCCATACCCAAAACCACCATGAATGCTTTCAAATCCATCGCGACTCGAGCCTACATGTCCGTTGAGATCCCCACCAATGATCAGTTTCTCACTTCTAGGGACACGTTGTACCACTTCTTCTAAATCCTCCCAAATTTCTTGTCTGTTTGAAGCATCTAGTCCTACTTGTGGTGCATAGGCACTCACAATAGTTACAACTTCATCCCCTATCACAAGCTTAATACTCATAATTCGATCACTCTTTCGGGACACGTCCACTACATCATCACTATATTCTCGGTCAATAAGGATACCTACTCCATTCCTACCCCTAGTTTTTCCCGAATACCAAAGCTTATAACCCCATGGAGCTATTTCTCTTGCCTTGTTTCCAACCCATTTAGTCTACTGCAAACATAATATGTTAATTCTCCTCCTTCTCATCACCTCTACTACTTCGACTAATCTCCCTGTCAAATAACCAATGTTCCAAGTCCCAAAACGCATCCTACTACCCTTACCCTTACTCCTACCCTTACCATGAAACCTTGGATAGTTAACACCACCCTTGGGTGGCGCGCCGCTTCCGGACGACGGCCTATCAACCCTTGCATATTTTCCACTACACCCGGGCCTAGGAAGTGTAGCGCACCCTTGCATATTTGACACTACCCCCAGGTGTAGGGGTGGCGCGCCGCTTCTGGGCGACGACCTAGCAACCCTCACATATTTTTCACTACACCCGGACTTAAGAGGTGTAGCGCGTCGCTGAGAAGGGGACGCCCCCACGATTTTCCATTGTCGATTCATGTCATGATATGTGACTTAGTTTTACGTTGGCCGCCACCAACCTACCGCAACCCTCCTCCTTTATCCGGACTTGGGACCGGCAGTGAATGCCGCATACGCGACACTCACAAGTAAATGCCGCATAAGCGACACTCACAGGCGGAGTAAAGAATCATATAAAAATATTTAGTACGATTAAACTTGTTCGAATGAGAGATAGAAAGACGCGAGATAAGTTTTGGAGGATTAAATGTGTGAAAGATaaggaaatcaaggataaaTGGAGATTCTACTTTGATAACTTGTTCAACGGGGGTCAAGGGCGCGATATTGGGGATACATATATCCCTCGGGATATGGTTAACCTAGACTTTATGCGAAGAATTCAAAAGAGAGAAGTCGAAATGGGACTGAAAAAGATGGGACACAAGAGGGCAGTGGGGCCCGATGGTATACCTATTGAAGTCTGGAGATGTTTCGGAGAGAGGGGTTgtatggttaacaactcttttcaaCAAGATGTAGGGAAGTAATAGGATGCCAGTAGAGTGGAGGAAATGTACTATCATCCCCTTGTACAAGAATAAGGGTGATGTCCAAGATTGTGCCAACTATCTAGGAATCAAACTAATGAGTCATACTATGAAAATTTGGGAGCGGGTTATTGAGCAAAGATTGAGGACAACTGTGAAAATTTCGGAGAACCATTTTGGATTTATGCCTGAGAGATCGACTATGGAGGCCATTCATCTTATAAGGCAACTAATGGAGAATTATCGGGATAAGAAGAAGGATTTACATatggttttcattgatttggagAAGGCGTATGATAAGGTACCAAGGGAAATTCTTTGGTGGGCATTAAGTAGGAAAGGAATTCCGATGAAttatattgatatcatcaaggacatgtatgagggagttagcacgagtgtgagaactagtgttggtaagaccggagaattccccattacgattgtagtgcatcaaggttccgcacttagcccgtttctttttgctatagtcatggacgaattgacgaggtcaatccaagatggtaaccctggtgcatgatgtttgcagatgatattgtgttgattgatgaaacaaaagaaggattggaaagtaagttggagttatggagacaaactttggaatctcggggttttaggctgagtagaaacaagacggaatatatggagtgtaagtttagtggagtccaaaGATAGAGAGACCGGGGGATAACCTAAGAAGGGAAAATTGTCCAAAGCTCTGAAATGCTCCGGccgttatttaggatctattatccaaaaggatggagaagtggatggcgatgtggcccatagaatcaaagcaggttggttgaagtggaaaagtgtacagggttcctatgtgattcaggcatgccccaaagattgagggaaaattttaccgcacgGCAATTCGACCGGCTTTGTTATATGGCACGGAATGCTGGGCAGTGAAAAATTATcacgtgcacaagatgaatgtggcggagatgcgtCTTTTAtgttggatgtgtgggcatacaagaaatgattgtttgaggaatgagattattaggaagaaagtagaggttacaccgattgagtttaagatgatagaaaatcgtttaagatggtttggacatgtatGCAGAACAtcaagtgatgccccggttaggaggatagaatggtggcaaagtgatagaattgcaaggggtaggggaaaaccttagaaaacttggaggaaggtgattgagaacgatatgagctttcttgggattgaggaaaatatggcgttggataggacagagtggagggagagaatatacattgatgacttcatttgactcATACTGCTttcatgtttctgtttctttctattttttatttatttattcttatttttattttttatttgatttttaaaattcttttaattttttttgcttttttgtgttttttttttccttaaattttacatgctattttgaaatgttattattttacttattcatttattataaactttacttattttttattatctcttacaatatttcttccataatatatatatatatttctcttatcttactttccttaattccactttctcttccttgtttttttttacttcctgttttgattggtgacaatgacgatcccctacgacgattcatgttagccgaccccaaatcattttgggtcTAAGactttattgttgttgttgtcgtcgTCTATATTATAAGTTATTTCGTATCTGAtttgaacatatattttttcGACCATATGTGCAATTCTACTTCGAATTTTTCAACGATAAATTTTCAGTTGTACTCTTAACATCCATTTTAATACCATCCAGTATCAATAATTAATTGAGAACGGAATGCATGATTGAAGCAAAATCATGGCTTCAACATGCAAGAACATCTCTATCAATATCATGCATTAGAGGGTGGACCTACAAAATTAATTTCACCGGATTTATTGCATTTGATTACATCTTTTAATTACCAAACTAGTGTGTAGcacgggcgatgccccggttgctacattcaatatttaaaattttagatttttcttgagctcaatatttgaccaaaatacatgTATTTCATAAATTGAAAACATCCATGATGTTCGTCTATTATAAAGAcacactacgtcatttatcatgctaaataatttttcaattagatcattttaccatttgtataatttgttttctagtggaactaagttcttcaaattattaaacaccaaattatatatatataaaatttacGTCAACATGTTTTTCTTGTTTTAAtgctataattattattacatttttcaaaatagtccaaagaaaataaaatgtcaTGTAAAAATTAGTTGTGTTTAGACTtatgttaacatttatttataaattaatgtgaataaacaaacaacaattagtggctggttaagatggtaatgaaacTTATTATCTACACatgaggtcttgtgttcgaaTCTCATTGCATTAGTTTTGGTTGTCTATGACATGGCGTAACACtcggtgagtggatgatgtggtgTAAATGGGAGAGTACTACGTGCCACATATACATttttcacaacgccttttaatatattatatagattcTTTTGCCACTTGTCCATCTAATTAGATTTATCCTAACAAGTAACAAAATTATTTGTGGCTTaaatatatgtttcatgttCCTCAAGATTTCTATCAattctattttattattatactttATTGTAaagggagtatatatatatatatatatatagttttaAATAATCCCACCGCCTTCATCAATCTTCTTCCCTACTTTATTAAGCAAAGTCACAATCAATCCAAAtgctaatttatttttatattgctTATTTATATTGCTAAGTGGTACATTATTTCACCATTGATCCTATTCAATACCCACGTGTCACTATCCTAGATTATGAATTGACTACTTGAATTCCAATGAGGTCAATCACGTACTCCTCTATCATGCATCCTTTAACTAATTCAACCaagtttgttttgtttttttatttatttttatttaatttttttcacaaGTCGTTTTCTTTCATTCAATATATAATTTACAATCTTTTACCGCATGCTAAGCTTTCATCTACTTTGGTTTTCTTGCACTAAggatatactccgtatttgagTTGGTAGATAAAGCAAGTCATTACTTGTTTTTGGGCTCGGGTTATATCCGGATTAATTAATAACATTTGTATGATTACGTATTAATATCATGATCGAATAATTTTCACTTATTTACATTTTATTTGGAAAAAATAACATTTAATATGTTAATGGTAAAAACTTTTATGTTAAAGTTTGTGTTCGTGGGTGCAAATCTTGCAAATACCATGTTTTTAAGTTTttaaatttgtatattttaCAAAGTGAATGACTCGTACAATAATTACAGTGTCTCGTGGTACATAAACTTATTTAATACTACCCTGTTTTATattgatctttacactttttgTTTTAATTCGTTTTATACTTCTTTACATTGTGTTTAGACTAATTTTTTACATAAAACTTTAACTATCTTATGGAGGGAGGATACACCGCTGGGGACAACGGGTGTATTAGCCCATATCTAgtctaaaagaaaaaataaacgaAATGAAATGTAAAAGCTGGTCCACtccatcatcttcttcctcatcatATTTTACCTCTCCTATTCTCCGGTCATTTCCATTCTCCATCATCTTCTACCTCTCCTCGTCTCCATTTCCATTCTCAATCATCTTCTACTCTCTCTCCATTTTCTCTCCGACGGTAATTTCATCATTCTCTAGCTTAAACAATTATGAATTATATTTCAACAAATTCATGTGGATTTAACATCACTTGTCTAAATTCGTATATGTTGTCGTATATATGGCTACAATATGTCATTTGGATTGATTATTTggttactgtcattgttgtataaaATTTCGTCATTGATTATTTGGTTACTATCATTGTGTATTAATTCCGTCATCGATTATTTGGTTATTGTTGGTTTTGTTTTTCGTATTCTAGCTATGTTCTAGAATAATTACATTTTCTAGTGCGAATAATGTCAttgtttttataaatattgtcattgtgtttataaattatttttataaatattgtcattGGTATTTGGAAGTTACTTTGTTGACTTGTCAACAATAATACGTGAATTGACTAAATTACCTCGGGTATGGGCGAATACAC encodes:
- the LOC110802865 gene encoding uncharacterized protein encodes the protein MQGCATLPRPGCSGKYARVDRPSSGSGAPPKGGVNYPRFHGKGRSKGKGSRMRFGTWNIGYLTGRLVEVVEAREIAPWGYKLWYSGKTRGRNGVGILIDREYSDDVVDVSRKSDRIMSIKLVIGDEVVTIVSAYAPQVGLDASNRQEIWEDLEEVVQRVPRSEKLIIGGDLNGHVGSSRDGFESIHGGFGYGERNEAGNAILDFALAYDLGIMNTWFEKRDSHLVTYKSGDNTSQIDFFLVRNALRQCYTNCKVIPGESTTTQHKLVVLDF